Within Streptomyces roseirectus, the genomic segment CAGATGGCGTTCGCTGACGAACGCCGCCGCGACGGCCCCGTCGTCGACGTGGACGGCCGGTACGCCGGCCAGTCCCGCCCGCCGGGCGGTGAGTTCGGCGGCGGCCAGCGCGCACGCGCCGACACAGGCCCGCGCGAGCCGCCGTACGGGCAGCCGGGAGACCAGCACGCCCTCCCGCCCGGTCACCGAGACCCCGGCCACCAGCCCCGGATCCCCGCCCAGGGCCTCCCACGCCACCGCTGTGTCAGTCATGGCTGCCACTATGCCTTCACGGCAGCAACTCACCGAAGGACGGGGAGCGATGAGCGACCACTTCACCGACGCGGCAGGCCGCCCCCACACCGTGCGCGACGCACAACCCGCCGACGAACCGGCCCTCTGGTCCCTCTTCCAGGCGTGCGCCGACTACTTCGAGGCCGCGACGGGCCTCCCGCCCGCCCCGGGCGACGTGCAGAGCCTCTTCTACGGCCTCCCCGAGGGCGCCGACTGGGACGACAAACGCATCCTGGTGGCCACGGACGCGGACGGCACCGTCGTCGCCCTGGCCGACGTGGTGATGCGCTACCCGGCGCCCGAGGACTGTTCGGTCGGCCTCTTCCTGGTGCACCGTTCGCGGCAACGCGCCTCCCTGGGGACGTCGTACGCGACACACCTGATCAGAAAGGCGACAGAAACGGGCGTCCGCCGGATCACGGCGACCGTCCCGCGGGGCTGGGAGAGCGGGCGCCGGTTCCTCGGGGCGCTCTCCTTCACGTTCACGGGCGTGCCCGCACGCGAGGAGAGCCGCAACCGCAACCGGGGCCCGCGGGAGACCGCCGTCGACGTGGCCGAACTGCGCGTCGACGGCGGCGCGGAGGGCGTTACTTCGTGACGGCCTTGAGCGCGTTCACGACACCGGCCCCGTAGAACCCGTTGTAGAACTTGCCGCCGACGCAGGTCGCGTCGACGACGCCGTCACCGTTGCCGTCGTACGGCTCGGCGGGGCACGCCTGCTTGTCGGCCTGGATCTTCAGCAGGGCGGTGAGCTGCGCCGGGCTCGCCCACGGGTGCGTGGACTTGAGGAGCGCGGCGACCCCGGCGGCGTGCGGGGCGGCCATCGAGGTGCCCTGGAGGAAGCCGTAGGAGTTGTTCGGCATGGTGGACAGGATGCGGCCGTTCTTGGACGGCGTGTCCGGGATCTGGTACCGGTCCCCGCCGGGCGCCGCGACCTCGACCGCGCCGTAGCCGTAGGTGGAGTAGTACGACTTGGTGCCCTTGACGCCGGTCGCGCTGACCGTCACCAGACCGGGCAGCTGGGCGGGCACGTCGAGGCACTTGTGCGGGTCGATCGTCCGCGTCACCGGCGTCGTGTCGTTCGGGCTGGTGGTGTCCTCGATCGCGTCGGAGTCGAGGTCGTGGTTGGAGTTGCCCGCCGAGGCGATGCTCAGGGTGCCCTTGCGCTGCGCGTAGCTCTGCGCGCGGTTCACCGCGTCGACGACGGCCTTCTGGTCGGGGTCGTCGAGGCAGTTGTAGAGGTACGGGTCGACGTAGTAGCTGTTGTTCGTGATCTCGACGCCGTGGTCGGCGGCGAAGACGAACGCGCAGACGACGGCCTCGGGGTAGAAGAACTGGCCCTCGCCCTGCGAGACGCGGATCCCGGAGACCTTGACGCCGGGCGCGACCCCGGCGACGCCGATGCCGTTGCGCGCGGCGGCGATCTCACCGGCGACGTGCGTGCCGTGGTAGTGGCCCGGGTCGGCCGGCCGCCAGGCGCCCGCCGTGGTGTCCGCGACCCCGCCGACACAGCTCGCGGACTGCGACGCCGAGAAGTTGGGCGCGAGGTCGGGGTGGGTGTCGTCGACGCCCGTGTCGATGACGGCGACGGTGACCTTCTTGCTGCCCGGGTTGATCTCGGCCGCCTTGTCGGCGCCGATCGCGCGCAGGTCCCACTGGTCGGCCTCCATCGGCTCCTGACCGGCGGTCGCGGCGGACGCCAACTGGGCCGCCTGCGCCTGCGTGAGCTTCTGGACGGCACCCTCGTCGGTCGTCCCCGCCGGGGTCAGCGGCGCCGTACGGGTCGCGCCCGCCGACTGGACGCCGCGCGCCTTGCGTATCTCGGCGGCGAACCCGGCGTTCGCCGAGTGGGCGACGATCACGCCGATCTTCTCGTACGCGATCACGACGGTCCCTCCCGCCGCCGTGATCGCCTTCTTCACCGACGCGATCGTGCGGTGATCCGCCTTCGTGTTGACGACGTACGTGAGCGTGCCGGCCTCGGTGGTCGCGCTGACCGGGGCGGGTGCGGCGGTGGCCGCCGTCGGCAGGAAGCCGAGGGAGGCGGTGAGCGTCAGCACGAGCGGCACGGCGAGCGCGAGGCGTCGTCTGGAAGGCAGATGAGCCATGGGATCTCCACATCATCCGGGTACGGCGGAACACCGGGCGCGAGGTCCGCGTCCGGGCAGGTACATGACCAGAGGTCAGGCTCGAAGTTATCCGCCGGACTCGCCCCTCGGCAATGACTTCCTAAAGATCACGTTCCGCGATCCGGGTGAGGCGAGGTCCCGCCGGATCCCCCGGACGTCAACTTTCGAAACAACCCGAACGAGTTGAACCGGTTTCCGTGCGGCGCCGTGACCTTGGGCAGGAAGCCCGAGGCTGATCGGGCCATCCGGCGTATGCCTTTACATATATGCCTGTACGTCCGTTAGATCCGACCTTCGCAGTGCGAGGAGACTCCGTGGCCACCGAGACACCGCCCCCCTCGAAGATCCCAGCCCAGCGCCCCTCAGCCGAGGAGTTCGAAGCGGTGCAGGAGAGCGCGGAATTCGGTGAACTGCGCCGCTCCTACCGCAGCTTCGCGTTCCCCCTGACCGTCGGCTTCATCGCCTGGTACCTGCTGTACGTCCTGCTCTCCAACTACGCGGGCGACTTCATGGGCACCACGGTCGTCGGCAACATCAACGTCGCCCTCGTCCTCGGCCTCGCCCAGTTCCTGACCACGTTCCTCATCGCCTGGTGGTACGCGCGCATCGCCGCGGCCAAGTTCGACCCCAAGGCCGAGGCGATCAAGACCCGTATGGAGGGCGCCGAATGAGCCCCATGCTGACCACCCTCGCGGCCGGCGGAGCGGCGAGCGAGCACCGCACCCTGATCATCAGCCTGTTCTCGGCGTTCGTCCTCGCCACCCTCGTCATCAC encodes:
- a CDS encoding GNAT family N-acetyltransferase; its protein translation is MSDHFTDAAGRPHTVRDAQPADEPALWSLFQACADYFEAATGLPPAPGDVQSLFYGLPEGADWDDKRILVATDADGTVVALADVVMRYPAPEDCSVGLFLVHRSRQRASLGTSYATHLIRKATETGVRRITATVPRGWESGRRFLGALSFTFTGVPAREESRNRNRGPRETAVDVAELRVDGGAEGVTS
- a CDS encoding S8 family serine peptidase — encoded protein: MAHLPSRRRLALAVPLVLTLTASLGFLPTAATAAPAPVSATTEAGTLTYVVNTKADHRTIASVKKAITAAGGTVVIAYEKIGVIVAHSANAGFAAEIRKARGVQSAGATRTAPLTPAGTTDEGAVQKLTQAQAAQLASAATAGQEPMEADQWDLRAIGADKAAEINPGSKKVTVAVIDTGVDDTHPDLAPNFSASQSASCVGGVADTTAGAWRPADPGHYHGTHVAGEIAAARNGIGVAGVAPGVKVSGIRVSQGEGQFFYPEAVVCAFVFAADHGVEITNNSYYVDPYLYNCLDDPDQKAVVDAVNRAQSYAQRKGTLSIASAGNSNHDLDSDAIEDTTSPNDTTPVTRTIDPHKCLDVPAQLPGLVTVSATGVKGTKSYYSTYGYGAVEVAAPGGDRYQIPDTPSKNGRILSTMPNNSYGFLQGTSMAAPHAAGVAALLKSTHPWASPAQLTALLKIQADKQACPAEPYDGNGDGVVDATCVGGKFYNGFYGAGVVNALKAVTK
- a CDS encoding DUF485 domain-containing protein, encoding MATETPPPSKIPAQRPSAEEFEAVQESAEFGELRRSYRSFAFPLTVGFIAWYLLYVLLSNYAGDFMGTTVVGNINVALVLGLAQFLTTFLIAWWYARIAAAKFDPKAEAIKTRMEGAE